From one Orcinus orca chromosome 10, mOrcOrc1.1, whole genome shotgun sequence genomic stretch:
- the LOC101289064 gene encoding leukocyte elastase inhibitor isoform X1, translated as MSSSLTMEQLSAANTRFALDLFRALNNSDPAGNIFISPFSISSALAMVFLGTRGNTAAQMSKALYFKGVEEIHSGFQSLNADINKHGAPYILKLANRLYGEKSYDFLPEFLASTQKMYGAELASVDFLQAAEDARKTINEWVKGQTEGKIPELLASGGVDSTTKLVLVNAIYFKGNWQEKFMMEATEDAAFRLNKKDTKLVKMMYQKKRFPLGYIEDLKCRVLELPYEGEDLSMVILLPDDILDESTGLRKIEQQLTLEKLREWTRPENLDLLEVNVQLPRFKLEESYELSTLLASLGMQDLFSGKADLSGISGARGLSVSKVVHKSFVEVNEEGTEAAAATSVAVSYCMLLTEEYFTADHPFIFFIRHNPSTNILFLGRLSSP; from the exons ATGAGTAGCAG CCTCACCATGGAGCAGTTGAGCGCGGCAAACACCCGCTTCGCCTTGGACCTGTTCCGCGCCCTGAACAACAGCGATCCTGCCGGCAACATCTTCATCTCCCCCTTCAGCATTTCATCAGCGCTGGCCATGGTCTTTCTGGGGACCAGAGGCAATACCGCAGCGCAGATGTCCAAG GCTCTCTATTTCAAAGGGGTTGAAGAGATTCATTCGGGATTTCAGAGTTTGAATGCTGATATCAACAAACATGGAGCTCCCTACATTCTGAAACTTGCTAACAGGTTATATGGAGAGAAAAGCTATGATTTCCTCCCT GAGTTCTTAGCTTCAACTCAGAAAATGTACGGTGCTGAACTGGCCAGTGTGGATTTTCTGCAGGCCGCCGAAGACGCAAGAAAGACCATAAACGAGTGGGTCAAAGGGCAGACGGAAG GGAAAATTCCAGAGCTGTTGGCCTCAGGTGGGGTTGATAGCACGACTAAGCTGGTGCTGGTGAATGCCATCTATTTCAAGGGAAACTGGCAGGAGAAATTCATGATGGAGGCCACAGAAGATGCAGCTTTCAGACTGAATAAG AAAGACACAAAACTAGTGAAAATGATGTATCAGAAGAAGAGGTTTCCGCTTGGCTACATCGAGGACCTTAAGTGCCGGGTGCTGGAACTGCCCTACGAGGGAGAGGACCTCAGCATGGTCATCCTGCTGCCGGATGACATCCTGGACGAGTCCACGGGGCTGAGGAAG ATTGAGCAACAGCTGACTTTGGAAAAGCTGCGTGAGTGGACCAGACCCGAGAATCTGGATCTCCTTGAGGTCAATGTCCAGCTGCCCAGGTTTAAGCTGGAGGAGAGCTACGAGCTCAGCACTCTGCTGGCCTCCCTGGGTATGCAGGATCTCTTCAGTGGCAAGGCTGACCTGTCCGGCATATCAGGAGCCAGAGGCCTCTCTGTATCAAAGGTGGTCCACAAGTCCTTCGTGGAGGTGAACGAGGAGGGCACAGAGGCGGCGGCTGCCACCTCGGTCGCCGTCAGCTACTGCATGCTGTTGACAGAGGAGTATTTCACCGCCGACCACCCGTTCATTTTCTTCATTCGGCACAATCCGTCCACTAACATCCTGTTCCTCGGCAGACTTTCCTCCCCATAG
- the LOC101289064 gene encoding leukocyte elastase inhibitor isoform X2 produces the protein MSSSLTMEQLSAANTRFALDLFRALNNSDPAGNIFISPFSISSALAMVFLGTRGNTAAQMSKALYFKGVEEIHSGFQSLNADINKHGAPYILKLANRLYGEKSYDFLPEFLASTQKMYGAELASVDFLQAAEDARKTINEWVKGQTEGKIPELLASGGVDSTTKLVLVNAIYFKGNWQEKFMMEATEDAAFRLNKKDTKLVKMMYQKKRFPLGYIEDLKCRVLELPYEGEDLSMVILLPDDILDESTGLRKIEQQLTLEKLREWTRPENLDLLEVNVQLPRFKLEESYELSTLLASLGMQDLFSGKADLSGISGARGLSVSKVVHKSFVEVNEEGTEAAAATSVAVSYCMLLTEEYFTADHPFIFFIRHNPSTNILFLGRLSSP, from the exons CCTCACCATGGAGCAGTTGAGCGCGGCAAACACCCGCTTCGCCTTGGACCTGTTCCGCGCCCTGAACAACAGCGATCCTGCCGGCAACATCTTCATCTCCCCCTTCAGCATTTCATCAGCGCTGGCCATGGTCTTTCTGGGGACCAGAGGCAATACCGCAGCGCAGATGTCCAAG GCTCTCTATTTCAAAGGGGTTGAAGAGATTCATTCGGGATTTCAGAGTTTGAATGCTGATATCAACAAACATGGAGCTCCCTACATTCTGAAACTTGCTAACAGGTTATATGGAGAGAAAAGCTATGATTTCCTCCCT GAGTTCTTAGCTTCAACTCAGAAAATGTACGGTGCTGAACTGGCCAGTGTGGATTTTCTGCAGGCCGCCGAAGACGCAAGAAAGACCATAAACGAGTGGGTCAAAGGGCAGACGGAAG GGAAAATTCCAGAGCTGTTGGCCTCAGGTGGGGTTGATAGCACGACTAAGCTGGTGCTGGTGAATGCCATCTATTTCAAGGGAAACTGGCAGGAGAAATTCATGATGGAGGCCACAGAAGATGCAGCTTTCAGACTGAATAAG AAAGACACAAAACTAGTGAAAATGATGTATCAGAAGAAGAGGTTTCCGCTTGGCTACATCGAGGACCTTAAGTGCCGGGTGCTGGAACTGCCCTACGAGGGAGAGGACCTCAGCATGGTCATCCTGCTGCCGGATGACATCCTGGACGAGTCCACGGGGCTGAGGAAG ATTGAGCAACAGCTGACTTTGGAAAAGCTGCGTGAGTGGACCAGACCCGAGAATCTGGATCTCCTTGAGGTCAATGTCCAGCTGCCCAGGTTTAAGCTGGAGGAGAGCTACGAGCTCAGCACTCTGCTGGCCTCCCTGGGTATGCAGGATCTCTTCAGTGGCAAGGCTGACCTGTCCGGCATATCAGGAGCCAGAGGCCTCTCTGTATCAAAGGTGGTCCACAAGTCCTTCGTGGAGGTGAACGAGGAGGGCACAGAGGCGGCGGCTGCCACCTCGGTCGCCGTCAGCTACTGCATGCTGTTGACAGAGGAGTATTTCACCGCCGACCACCCGTTCATTTTCTTCATTCGGCACAATCCGTCCACTAACATCCTGTTCCTCGGCAGACTTTCCTCCCCATAG
- the LOC101289064 gene encoding leukocyte elastase inhibitor isoform X3: MEQLSAANTRFALDLFRALNNSDPAGNIFISPFSISSALAMVFLGTRGNTAAQMSKALYFKGVEEIHSGFQSLNADINKHGAPYILKLANRLYGEKSYDFLPEFLASTQKMYGAELASVDFLQAAEDARKTINEWVKGQTEGKIPELLASGGVDSTTKLVLVNAIYFKGNWQEKFMMEATEDAAFRLNKKDTKLVKMMYQKKRFPLGYIEDLKCRVLELPYEGEDLSMVILLPDDILDESTGLRKIEQQLTLEKLREWTRPENLDLLEVNVQLPRFKLEESYELSTLLASLGMQDLFSGKADLSGISGARGLSVSKVVHKSFVEVNEEGTEAAAATSVAVSYCMLLTEEYFTADHPFIFFIRHNPSTNILFLGRLSSP, from the exons ATGGAGCAGTTGAGCGCGGCAAACACCCGCTTCGCCTTGGACCTGTTCCGCGCCCTGAACAACAGCGATCCTGCCGGCAACATCTTCATCTCCCCCTTCAGCATTTCATCAGCGCTGGCCATGGTCTTTCTGGGGACCAGAGGCAATACCGCAGCGCAGATGTCCAAG GCTCTCTATTTCAAAGGGGTTGAAGAGATTCATTCGGGATTTCAGAGTTTGAATGCTGATATCAACAAACATGGAGCTCCCTACATTCTGAAACTTGCTAACAGGTTATATGGAGAGAAAAGCTATGATTTCCTCCCT GAGTTCTTAGCTTCAACTCAGAAAATGTACGGTGCTGAACTGGCCAGTGTGGATTTTCTGCAGGCCGCCGAAGACGCAAGAAAGACCATAAACGAGTGGGTCAAAGGGCAGACGGAAG GGAAAATTCCAGAGCTGTTGGCCTCAGGTGGGGTTGATAGCACGACTAAGCTGGTGCTGGTGAATGCCATCTATTTCAAGGGAAACTGGCAGGAGAAATTCATGATGGAGGCCACAGAAGATGCAGCTTTCAGACTGAATAAG AAAGACACAAAACTAGTGAAAATGATGTATCAGAAGAAGAGGTTTCCGCTTGGCTACATCGAGGACCTTAAGTGCCGGGTGCTGGAACTGCCCTACGAGGGAGAGGACCTCAGCATGGTCATCCTGCTGCCGGATGACATCCTGGACGAGTCCACGGGGCTGAGGAAG ATTGAGCAACAGCTGACTTTGGAAAAGCTGCGTGAGTGGACCAGACCCGAGAATCTGGATCTCCTTGAGGTCAATGTCCAGCTGCCCAGGTTTAAGCTGGAGGAGAGCTACGAGCTCAGCACTCTGCTGGCCTCCCTGGGTATGCAGGATCTCTTCAGTGGCAAGGCTGACCTGTCCGGCATATCAGGAGCCAGAGGCCTCTCTGTATCAAAGGTGGTCCACAAGTCCTTCGTGGAGGTGAACGAGGAGGGCACAGAGGCGGCGGCTGCCACCTCGGTCGCCGTCAGCTACTGCATGCTGTTGACAGAGGAGTATTTCACCGCCGACCACCCGTTCATTTTCTTCATTCGGCACAATCCGTCCACTAACATCCTGTTCCTCGGCAGACTTTCCTCCCCATAG